AGGGGACGGAAGTGCACGGCCATAGGGGATGGCCCCAGCGCGGCGTACAGCAGCAGCCATCGCCGGAAGATGGCGACCCCCAATAGCCAGCAGCAGGTGCTGGCCCTGGAACGGCTGCACTGCCAATGCCTTGGCATCAGCCACCAGGGAGGCAGCTCCAAGCGGTTCGCGGCGACGCTCATAACGCAGCAGCGGTTGGTCCACCGAAGCACAGGCGGTGATCAGGGAATGGCTGATCTGAGCTGCAAAGGGATGCGTGGCATCCACCACCCAACGAAAAGGCCCGGCCTGGTGCAGAGCGTCAATGATTCCGCCAACACCTTGCAGGGCACCGATCGAGATCCGCTCAAGCGGCAGTCCCGCGTAAGCCTTCGCCGCACTTGAGGTCACCACGCTCACGCTCACACGCCAATTGCAGCGGGAGAGCTCCTGCACCAAGCGCGGCCCCTCACCGGTTCCAGCCAGCAACAGGACACGACGCTGGTCATTCGCGGGCCCTTGCATCAGGATGTGCGCCGACACCAGCTCAAGCCATGAACCATTGCGTGCTCGAAGTGGAGGTGATCGACGCACCGACGGTTCGATACACCCAAGACAACCAGACTCCCATTGCGGAGATGGCCGTGCGCTTTGACCCCCTGCGGGAGGGTGATCCGCCAGGCGAATTGAAGGTGGTTGGCTGGGGCAACCTGGCCCAGGAGCTACAGAACCGTGTGCAGACAGGGCAGCGGCTGCTGATTGAAGGCCGGCTGCGGATGAACACCATGCCCCGAGGCGATGGCATGAAGGAGAAACGGGCTGAATTCACCCTGGCTCGGCTCCATCCGATCGGCGCTTCAGCCACGGGTGCTCCCCCCGCCGGCAACCCCTCAGCCCCGGCCCCAGTCCGACAGGCCCCCGCAGCTGCGGCGACGAAAGTGGCGAAAGAGCCAGAACCAGCCAGCTGGAATGCTGCGCCCCTGGTTCCCGACACCGACGACATTCCGTTCTGAATCAGAGGATGTTCTCGGTTCGGAGCGGTTCAACGATCGGCTTCGTCCTGCAGCTCTGAAGCTCGGGTGATCAGTTGCCCGAGCTCTCGCTCGAGGGCCGCCAGGTCAAGCCGGAGCTCGGGCCAACGGCCGCCATCAATCTGCTGCAACAACCAGCTGCGATCGCGATCGAGCTGCTGGAGCAGATCGTCCATGCCGGTCGACGATGGATCAGGCATCTAGCTCGAGGCAGTGGATCTCCATCCTGATGGCCTAGAGGTCAAAATGACGATCAAGCCAAGGCCTTCATGAAGGATTTCTTCTCCCCCGGCAGCCTCGTCACCATCGCCGGAGGCGTGCTGACAGTGATCGGTGCCACCGCTTACGCGACGGGAAGCGCCAACCTCAGCCTGCCCACAATTTTCTATGGAATTCCCATCTTGTTGGGGGGACTGGCCCTGAAATCCTCGGAGCTGCCACCCGCTATCCGGGTGACACCCATCAAGACCTTTCAAAAAGAACGGGAAGCAGCAGCCCCTGAACTGGGCAAGCTTCTCGGGGATGTGACGCGCTGGCGCTACGGCCAGAAGGCCCATCTGGAGTCGTCACTCGAAGCGCTCAAGCTCTGGGATGAGGACACCCCGCCGCAGTTGGAGGAGATCGAAGAGCTGCATTCCGACGCTGGCTATGGCCTTCGGCTGCGTTTTCTGCTTGGAGCCGTTCCCCTCGAACGCTGGCAAGAGCGGCAGGAGCGTCTCGGGCGTTTCTTCGCGAAGGGAATGCGAGCGGAACTCAAGGAACTGGATGAGCAGCGGTTGGATGTTGTTCTGCTTCCCGCGGGTGAGGCATAAGCCATGGCCCAGTCAACCCAGAACAACGATGACGCCCTCAGGGTGTCGGTGCTCAGCGAAGCCCTTCCTTATATCCAGCGTTTCGCCGGACGGCGCATCGTGATCAAGTACGGCGGAGCGGCCATGGCCCATTCCGAACTGCGTGCTGCCGTCTTTCGCGATCTGGCTCTGCTTGCCTGTGTTGGGGTCCAACCCGTCGTGGTTCATGGCGGCGGGCCGGAAATCAACCAGTGGCTGCAGCGTCTGGAAATTCCAGCCGAATTCCGCGACGGATTGCGCGTCACTGACGCCGACACCATGGATGTGGTGGAGATGGTGCTGGTGGGTCGCGTCAACAAACAGATCGTGAATGGGCTCAATCAGCTCGGCACCCGTGCCGTTGGCTTGAGCGGAAGTGACGGAAGCCTGGTCGAGGCTCGCCCCTGGGGGGATGGCAGCCATGGGCTGGTGGGAGACGTTGCCCGCGTCAATCCCGATGTGCTGGAACCGCTGCTGGAGAAGGGCTACGTGCCCGTCATTTCCAGCGTTGCCGCAACCCCCGATGACGGGCGCGCCCACAACATCAATGCCGACACAGTGGCGGGAGAACTGGCGGCGGCCCTGGAGGCCGAAAAACTGATCCTGCTGACCGACACCCCCGGCATCCTCAAGGACCGAAACGATGCTGACTCCTTGATCCGCAAACTGCGCCTCTCAGAGGCGAGACAATTGATCGAAGACGGCGTCGTCGCAGGTGGCATGACCCCAAAAACGGAATGCTGCATCCGCGCCTTGGCGCAAGGCGTGGCAGCCGCCCACATCATTGACGGCAGGGTTCCCCACGCCCTGTTGCTCGAAGTCTTTACGGACGCTGGCATCGGCACCATGGTTGTGGGACGCGGCTGAAGGGTGAGCGAAAAAGACTCAGGACTGGACCTTTCCGAAGCGGAAGCAGCCCTCGAGCGTGGGGACTATGGACAGTGCCTGGATCTGCTCCTCCCCCTAGCGGAAAGCCACCCGCCCAACAGTCCCGAGGGGCCCCGGCTGCGTTACTTGATGATCACCGCCTGGATGGGGCAGGGGCAGGACGACAAGGCCATCGCCACCTGTCGTCTGCTCAGTCGCTGCCGAGATCCCAAGTTGCGCCAGCAAGCGCAACAACTACTCGAGATTCTCGAGGCCCCCAGCCTGGATCGTCCGGAACGCTGGTCGATGACGATGCCGCAACTGGAGATGAATGCCTCCGGCAGCGGGCAGCCGAGCACCATGCGACGGCGGCGCTCCCGGCGCCCCGAACCACCGCCTCCGCCACCGACGGGGCCGACGCGACCACCGGCGGCAGGATTCGCCGTGCTGGTCCTGGCAGTTCTGCTGGGGATCACTCTGCTGTTGAGTGGCTGCGTAAGGATCCAGGCCGATCTCGAGCTTCGCGGTCCGGATCGACTGGCCCTCACCTGGGACGTGCAGAGCACCCAGGAACGCTCCCTGCCCTGGCAAGACCAGTTTGAACGCGATTTGGAACGGGAGGTGTCCGGGCTGAAGATCAAGCAGTCGGGGCCTGGACACCAGCACATCAGTAGCGGCATTGCGTCATCGCATGATCTGGCGCAACAGATGGCCGCTGTGGTTGAGGTGGCTGGCCGCGCGGCAGGAATCTCTCTCCCTGCACCGGTGCTCAAGCTCGAGGAACGCAACTGGCTGCTGGGGGTGCAGCAGCACTTGCAACTGATCGTCGACCTCAGCGATTTGCCCGAGATTCCTGGGCTGGACCTGCATCTAAGCCTCAACCATGGGCGGATTCAAAGCACAGCGCATTCCGGAACAACCACCGAGATCAACTGGCGGGGCTGGCGCTGGAATCCTCTCGGCCTTGGTGGGCTGGTGATTCTGATGCTGCTGACGTGCAGCATGCTCCTGCAGGTCGTGCGGCGGAAGCTGGGCTTTGGCTTCCCGGAACTGCCCTCTTGATCAAAGCTGCTGCGGATCAGGATCCACGGTGAGCGCCACACCCCTGGGCAAGCCCTCCCAAAGGTCCTGCCCGGGAGGCAACGGAAGAGAGGAGCCCGACGGTCCATGCAAGAGCAGCTGCCATCGGCTCCGTCCTGCCACGCGGGCGACCGGAGCAGGGGCAGGCCCCAGCAGCCACCAACTCTGGCTCTGACACATCGGCCGGATCCGCTCAGCAAGCACCGCTGCCGCCGTTGCTGTTTTGCTGGGGGAATCTCCAGACAGACGCAACAGACAAGCGCGACTGAAGGGCACCAAGCCGGCCTCCTTCCGAAGAGCCACTTCCTGAGCAAGGAACGCCTCATAACGTCCATCCACCAGGTGTTGGATCACCGGATGCTCCGGGGTGTACGTCTGGACCAGCACCTGTCCCGGTCGCTCGCCCCGGCCAGCTCGGCCCGCCAACTGCAACAACAACTGCAGCGCCTGCTCACCTGCGCGGAGGTCGGGGCGATGCAGAAGCCCATCCGCCGCGAGCACCGCCGCCAGGGTGACCCGCGGCAGATCCATACCCTTGGCCAGCATCTGCGTTCCGATCAAGACATCCGCCTCCCCGGCGGCAAAGCGGTCCAGCAAGCGTCGATGACCATCACGCCCCCCGGTGGAGTCCCGATCGAAACGGAGCAAGCGAAGGCCTTCAAGTTCCTGGGAAAGGAGTTCCAAGACCTTCTGCGTCCCCGCTCCAAAGGGCTTGAATGCCGTGGAACCACAGTGACTGCAGCGGCTCTCCAGCTCCTCACGATGGTCACACCAATGGCATCGCAGCCACTGGCGTCCACCTTGTCCACGGTGGACGGTGAGAGCCACATCGCAATGGGGGCACATCACCACCTCGCCGCAACTGCGGCAGCTCAAAAAAGGGCTGTATCCCCGACGTGGCACCAAAACCACCGCCTGTTCGCCCTGCTCCGGCAGCGCCGCAAGACGGTCCATCAAGGCACGACTCACCAGACGTTTGTGCCCTTCAGCCAGCTCATGGCGCATGTCAATCACATGCACGGGAGGTAGGGCCTGCCGCGAAATGCGCTGGGTCAAACGCACCAAGGTCAAGGCACCATCGGAGCCAGATTGAACCCAACTCTCAAGCGACGGTGTGGCACTGCCCAGCACAAGCCGTGCTTTTTGCATCACGACCCGATCCAAGGCCAAGTCGCGGGCGTGATAGCAGGGCATCGGAGCGTCTTGCTTGTAGGAGCTGTCGTGCTCCTCATCAAGAACGATCAATCCAAGCGGCTTCAGAGGAACAAACACGGCGGAGCGAGTTCCAACAACCACCAATGGCTGTTCCGCGGAAAGACAGCGGCGCCAGGTCCGGACCCGCTCAGCGTCACCACAACCGCTGTGGTATTCAACGACGCGCGAGCCGAAGCGTTTACGGCAGCGATCGACGAGTTGGGGAATCAAACCGATCTCGGGGGTCAGCAACAAGACATGGCGGCCCCGCTCCAGCTCCTGGGCCGCGAGTTGGAGGTACACCTCGGTCTTGCCGGAACCCGTAATTCCCCACAGCAACAGCCCACGCCCGGGAGAAAGCTGTTGGTAGGCATCGACCACGGCATGCTGCTCAGCGGTCAAGGCCTGGGGATGCTCCCGGAGATCAGCACCCCCAGCGACCTTGTCCTCCGCCAGCCGACGCTCACGCACCAGGTAACCCTGTTGAACCAGGGGGGGCAGCAAATGAGCACCAAATCCACTAGCCACAAGATCCCGTTGCCAGACGCCACCGCCTTGGGCCTTCAACCAAGCCAGAAGTTCCCGCTGGCGGGGGCTGGGTTGATCAGCGTCATCGAGGGGATCACAGCCCTGCACCCACCACATCTGACGTCCTCCCGCCAGCGAGCGCTGACCGGCCTGACCAATCCATCCCGCCGGCAGAGCCGCCTTCAACGTGCGAAAGGCGCTCAGGTGGCAGCGGTCCGCCACCCCCTCCAACCAGCCGTACCAATCAGGGTCAACAGCAGCCCGCTGTAGGAGTGCTTCCACCGGCTGCAGTTCTGGGGGTTCATCCGCTCCCCACTCCCGCTGCGCGACCACCAACCCATGCATGGCACGACCTCTCAGGCGCACCCGCACCAGGTCTCCTGGCATCAATCCCATGGACGGATCAGCGGAGTAGGTGAAGGACCGCCCCTCACGCCCGGCCTCAAGCCAGACATCAACGCAGCGCCTTGGATGCGACAGGACCTTGCAAACTTCGGAAGACTTCATTAACGTGAACAGGTTGGTCGTTTTCTGCCAACCCTGCGCTCGATCCAGAGGGAAGACACAGAGTCTGAAGTCAAGGTCTTGTCCTTGCCACTTTGACCGGTCTGAGACCACCCCGGGCAGCACAGACAATTAGTCCAAGCGTTTCGTCGACTCGCGGACACCACCATCAGCCCATGATCTCCGTCTCAGCGTCAGCTGCGTCGTTCTCTTCCGTTGTGACAGAAGATCAGGCTTTTTGGGCCTGAGCCCTTGGTGTGATGTTGCCGCTTTTGCGTCCCCCCTTCATCCGACTTCGACTTTCACCATGACCCCAGCTGCCACCAAAGCTGCCAAGCCGGACATCGTTCTTCTGGCCAATGCTGACGGCACAGTGAAGGAAGTCTCGAGCAAAGAATCCAAAAAAGCCCCCGCGCGCCGCCGAGCCAGCAAGTCAAGCGCGAAGGACCTGAGCGCCGCGGCAGATGAACTGCTCGCAGCAGCGGATCAGGCCAAGTCTTCCGGAACAACGAAGAAAGCAGCAGCCAAAACCGCCAAGGCAAAAACCACCACAAAGACCACAAAGAAAGCAGCAACCGCCAAGAAGACCACCACCAAGGCATCAACAGCTAAAAAATCGACCGCCAAGGCAGCTACAGCTCAACCAACAGCTGAAGAGAAGGCCAAAACAGCCGCTGCCGAGAAGGAAGCCAAGGCCAAAGCCCTGGCGAGCATCAAAATCGGCCCCAAAGGCGTTTACACCGAAGACTCCATTCGGGTCTATCTGCAGGAAATCGGACGGATCCGCCTTCTGCGTCCCGACGAAGAGATCGAACTCGCTCGCAAAATCGCGGATCTCCTCTACCTCGAAGAGCTGGCGTCTCAATTTGAAAGCGACAACGGCCGGGAACCCGACAAAAAAGAGTGGGCCGCGTTGGTTGAGATGCCGCTCATCCGCTTCCGCCGTCGCTTAATGCTGGGCCGACGAGCCAAGGAAAAAATGGTGCAATCCAACTTGCGCCTCGTTGTCTCGATTGCCAAGAAGTACATGAATCGGGGCCTGAGTTTTCAGGATCTGATTCAGGAGGGCAGCCTTGGCCTGATTCGAGCAGCTGAAAAGTTCGACCACGAAAAGGGCTACAAGTTCTCTACCTACGCCACCTGGTGGATTCGTCAGGCAATCACGCGAGCCATCGCGGACCAGAGCCGGACCATTCGCCTACCGGTTCACCTCTACGAAACGATCTCCAGGATCAAGAAAACCACCAAGGTTCTCTCCCAGGAATTCGGTCGTAAGCCAACGGAAGAGGAAATCGCTGAATCGATGGAAATGACCATCGAGAAACTGCGGTTCATCGCCAAGAGTGCCCAGCTGCCGATCTCGCTCGAGACCCCCATCGGCAAAGAAGAGGATTCCCGTCTGGGCGATTTCATCGAAGCAGACATCGAGAACCCCGAACAAGACGTCGCCAAGAACCTGCTACGTGAAGACCTCGAGGGAGTTTTGGCAACCCTCAGCCCCCGCGAGCGCGATGTGCTTCGACTCCGCTACGGATTGGACGACGGACGCATGAAAACCCTTGAGGAAATCGGCCAGATTTTCGACGTGACCCGCGAAAGGATCCGTCAGATCGAAGCCAAGGCCCTGCGCAAGCTGCGCCATCCCAACCGCAATGGGGTGCTCAAGGAATACATCAAGTAGGTCACGAACCCGAGGCTGTCATCGAACAGTCTTGGGAGTAATACATAAGTACATTCCCCCTAGCTCAAAGCCCCGATGGGCTCCTATAACGATCTTGAGGGAATTGAGACGCCCTCCTCACACGGAAGAGATCAAACCTCAGTCTGAGACTGGGGTTTTCCTTTGGGAGAAAATAAAAATTCGGTGCATCAGTGTGGATTACGAAGGGCTTTCGAAGGTCTCCGTAAATTCCTGAAAGGCACGCTTCAAGCGCTCCACCGGTGTCTCCTCAAGAGGACATTCCTGACGCGTCTCCAAGGCATAGGCCTGAAGCAGACGTGGATCGGGCTCAAGCACAGAGGCGACTGCCGCCTTGAACAGCACAAGGTTGTGCTGGGACGTAAGCCCCGCCAGATAAGGCTGAAGCACCCAGCTCAGCTGACCATCCTCCGGGGGTTTTACAGCCGAGCGAACCAGACGCGGCCGGAGCAACTGATAGGCGTGATCACCATCACGATCGGTGGTGTGCCGAAGCCGCGCCATCAAGACGTCACCACTGCACAACAGGATCAAACGAATGCATCCCTCGGCCACCAAGGGGAGCATGGTCTCCTGCTCCTGGG
This genomic interval from Synechococcus sp. UW69 contains the following:
- a CDS encoding precorrin-6A/cobalt-precorrin-6A reductase, coding for MQGPANDQRRVLLLAGTGEGPRLVQELSRCNWRVSVSVVTSSAAKAYAGLPLERISIGALQGVGGIIDALHQAGPFRWVVDATHPFAAQISHSLITACASVDQPLLRYERRREPLGAASLVADAKALAVQPFQGQHLLLAIGGRHLPAMAAAVRRAGAIPYGRALPSPDGLRAALRAGLAPDHLAVVRPLQGEVPGAIERALCQRWGISVVLCRQSGGVTEQLWHQLTTELGLNLVLLRRPSPPDGMACVEDVSSLLDRLERD
- a CDS encoding single-stranded DNA-binding protein — its product is MNHCVLEVEVIDAPTVRYTQDNQTPIAEMAVRFDPLREGDPPGELKVVGWGNLAQELQNRVQTGQRLLIEGRLRMNTMPRGDGMKEKRAEFTLARLHPIGASATGAPPAGNPSAPAPVRQAPAAAATKVAKEPEPASWNAAPLVPDTDDIPF
- the priA gene encoding primosomal protein N' — its product is MKSSEVCKVLSHPRRCVDVWLEAGREGRSFTYSADPSMGLMPGDLVRVRLRGRAMHGLVVAQREWGADEPPELQPVEALLQRAAVDPDWYGWLEGVADRCHLSAFRTLKAALPAGWIGQAGQRSLAGGRQMWWVQGCDPLDDADQPSPRQRELLAWLKAQGGGVWQRDLVASGFGAHLLPPLVQQGYLVRERRLAEDKVAGGADLREHPQALTAEQHAVVDAYQQLSPGRGLLLWGITGSGKTEVYLQLAAQELERGRHVLLLTPEIGLIPQLVDRCRKRFGSRVVEYHSGCGDAERVRTWRRCLSAEQPLVVVGTRSAVFVPLKPLGLIVLDEEHDSSYKQDAPMPCYHARDLALDRVVMQKARLVLGSATPSLESWVQSGSDGALTLVRLTQRISRQALPPVHVIDMRHELAEGHKRLVSRALMDRLAALPEQGEQAVVLVPRRGYSPFLSCRSCGEVVMCPHCDVALTVHRGQGGRQWLRCHWCDHREELESRCSHCGSTAFKPFGAGTQKVLELLSQELEGLRLLRFDRDSTGGRDGHRRLLDRFAAGEADVLIGTQMLAKGMDLPRVTLAAVLAADGLLHRPDLRAGEQALQLLLQLAGRAGRGERPGQVLVQTYTPEHPVIQHLVDGRYEAFLAQEVALRKEAGLVPFSRACLLRLSGDSPSKTATAAAVLAERIRPMCQSQSWWLLGPAPAPVARVAGRSRWQLLLHGPSGSSLPLPPGQDLWEGLPRGVALTVDPDPQQL
- a CDS encoding DUF3153 domain-containing protein; protein product: MSEKDSGLDLSEAEAALERGDYGQCLDLLLPLAESHPPNSPEGPRLRYLMITAWMGQGQDDKAIATCRLLSRCRDPKLRQQAQQLLEILEAPSLDRPERWSMTMPQLEMNASGSGQPSTMRRRRSRRPEPPPPPPTGPTRPPAAGFAVLVLAVLLGITLLLSGCVRIQADLELRGPDRLALTWDVQSTQERSLPWQDQFERDLEREVSGLKIKQSGPGHQHISSGIASSHDLAQQMAAVVEVAGRAAGISLPAPVLKLEERNWLLGVQQHLQLIVDLSDLPEIPGLDLHLSLNHGRIQSTAHSGTTTEINWRGWRWNPLGLGGLVILMLLTCSMLLQVVRRKLGFGFPELPS
- a CDS encoding DUF2854 domain-containing protein; protein product: MKDFFSPGSLVTIAGGVLTVIGATAYATGSANLSLPTIFYGIPILLGGLALKSSELPPAIRVTPIKTFQKEREAAAPELGKLLGDVTRWRYGQKAHLESSLEALKLWDEDTPPQLEEIEELHSDAGYGLRLRFLLGAVPLERWQERQERLGRFFAKGMRAELKELDEQRLDVVLLPAGEA
- the rpoD gene encoding RNA polymerase sigma factor RpoD yields the protein MTPAATKAAKPDIVLLANADGTVKEVSSKESKKAPARRRASKSSAKDLSAAADELLAAADQAKSSGTTKKAAAKTAKAKTTTKTTKKAATAKKTTTKASTAKKSTAKAATAQPTAEEKAKTAAAEKEAKAKALASIKIGPKGVYTEDSIRVYLQEIGRIRLLRPDEEIELARKIADLLYLEELASQFESDNGREPDKKEWAALVEMPLIRFRRRLMLGRRAKEKMVQSNLRLVVSIAKKYMNRGLSFQDLIQEGSLGLIRAAEKFDHEKGYKFSTYATWWIRQAITRAIADQSRTIRLPVHLYETISRIKKTTKVLSQEFGRKPTEEEIAESMEMTIEKLRFIAKSAQLPISLETPIGKEEDSRLGDFIEADIENPEQDVAKNLLREDLEGVLATLSPRERDVLRLRYGLDDGRMKTLEEIGQIFDVTRERIRQIEAKALRKLRHPNRNGVLKEYIK
- the argB gene encoding acetylglutamate kinase, whose amino-acid sequence is MAQSTQNNDDALRVSVLSEALPYIQRFAGRRIVIKYGGAAMAHSELRAAVFRDLALLACVGVQPVVVHGGGPEINQWLQRLEIPAEFRDGLRVTDADTMDVVEMVLVGRVNKQIVNGLNQLGTRAVGLSGSDGSLVEARPWGDGSHGLVGDVARVNPDVLEPLLEKGYVPVISSVAATPDDGRAHNINADTVAGELAAALEAEKLILLTDTPGILKDRNDADSLIRKLRLSEARQLIEDGVVAGGMTPKTECCIRALAQGVAAAHIIDGRVPHALLLEVFTDAGIGTMVVGRG